From Theileria annulata chromosome 1, complete sequence, *** SEQUENCING IN PROGRESS ***, one genomic window encodes:
- a CDS encoding SfiI-subtelomeric fragment related protein family member, putative (Tap152h01.q1c.cand.9 - score = 185.03;~SMART 3 pfam:DUF529 (PF04385) domains at aa 709-858, E()=3.50e-23; 949-1095, E()=2.00e-09; 1242-1393, E()=6.40e-27) — translation MLGLRCIYGYLIIYLLSNHLKRSVYSSDPNDTGEGTSNSTLLVGSGSQEGPISQSATTEPETEAEPSTTPETTPGTTPASESSEETTPKPAEGEDEEDEDKVPEFKPNEFKLLTTDQSGQIVELPESDYIHESDRDEHTYDLNENVKCNEIKYENKTVWKLETGSEKYPLYFTYKIEQYKFIVTFEDKFVVCTFENGEWKEKGHSLEQGEAPPETKEMTKIKTTVLDLNDLKNDENYDTVENGNVLTFTPKDNGEFSGVIRTTGEKKVTWSVVWQIQGEFELAKNISFEDFGGGRQVLILDTRSGKKMLYRPKEGEFWKEVAEQPQNAFETVGALIVQGDVGVDMFEVDILKDYKDTKNYVYQEFDTENRPKEEEMAKIEKDRKSWKKKDDEEEQERRPPRYKYQNYAAKEGKGISNIIDPDTAIKADDDDEDDEGFDGSIWRQVNPMQYATHACFRYTPQRCLAILLESANFLLYEEEEDEEKLTEITSKARREFFKLAFYTVVKQSNKYLKLKTENYSRSLLNLSYIFTFDKDMECHRITHDDITVWRHGVDPNFGTLKSIYFHLLEYKLSIENTNDKKVDLDIEQAKNSNLDGSDPILKALKQTPSDAAKSEESTTTEESTETQDGTQPETEEPTTTEETEEQQPADLTQQESTPTEEPTTTEETEEQQPADLTQQESTPTEEPTTTEETEEETPKKEPKKQLTLVQLDLIQTTGSDNFKYVKKNEFATYKAKRGCLFNKVIRSAPSAFSKEEVVWESNDSKKYVKMVRLKLSDNHIALLLNNGEFILFHKGAEDQDWNNITDQRHNFSGFKFFKFDQNDSEYKELDFSSYTMGFNEFSYGVSFNVECHQIKHNDKLIYNYESDEDFGLLKGVYLGLSSNKFFLTNLEEDNKRLDLDNEVTPPKPKPTPETTDEETRETSDQTTDTILKELPEQKTKTAIPLAELTSLNINDTNNTPKYQFSDNGIYKTLTARHGNGFNDVKVGKKSIWKSDNDDYSIKVRLKEASTGEKYLLLLFISKKYQFFYSGNKKSPFEDITDTKHSFSDIKLFSKNETTNVYEQLDPKLYNLSLYHLSLGYRAIEGQKFHLVKFGNDVVYNYKDDENFGDLRAAYLDLIENNLYVMNMNDQTKVVKELSRLKTAIIDLNKSESTDQFQCSKDGDFVTYTSIGNTLFEKLIRSSRLGSDEIIWKVIDNIYAKKILVDGQGKKGRVTNTILHLESGDIKHLNYSDGKWIEVSNKVSLDITKTQGSNEFDYLDDGEFKTFNSKSTFLFNSLVEPDTAGSETVIWKTTNPSEYGNKLVLKDSGNKKYLSMLRVDNKFMLLHKDPSSQNWEDITNTRLNLSDLKMFYFDNDTTGYLLLKDDQYSVSLEKFLYGYEFNSGVECHLVKYRDSVIWNHGDDQELASLKSVFLNLLNNKITILSLEGHSNEINIPGISRPSDIEVESIEEFEEDADSTTTDSTQISSGLSEQSESSTPPITILPENLIELDLNNIESTDNYDYINRNDNHVFTAKNEFRFSKIKKGDHDLKECVDPHYYCKVVANYGQQNKIILYVYKTDKDFDLLLLDDPEPSSHDITSLPSHTVQALPGSGVVSEQLKLLASSEDGQSKELDHNKLNVEKLTHLVNYTFEPDTKCSEIKYNEQTVWKYDKSIHGRHYLTNMLLNTTTSFILVESQNHYQYYYTYINDEWRCISGYKTQDLQPLYPDKLRIFTLNHFGTPVMDDTQFNKSVSGPITSFALNPGSKCVHVKYGEEEVWSYNYKDHENKYPTSVTANIDEKTVMVDSSGTYRYLFSYSAGQFSCVFAFKSRLIDSIDPEKIKFITKDTSGTYVELDKSKYDVEEPDTEYKFTSDSRCTCIKYNNTEVWKHKSQHKDRYPTSVSFNNRNRNYLVVESSRSYRNMFQFENSQFKSLGVNQKLNYDCNSTGVFDPSKLKFLTTDPSDTSKLVELTLNQYSVESPSFITYKFNSVLCKEIGYENQLVWKYDENEHSDDFPTTVSINLKKSYVIVDSSHFYRYVYSYYDKKWKELPFGYKTTNISFDRFKLLTNDPYDQNKLVELDHSLYEMEYSQDVLAIKFNTNVKCTCIMYGNKYVWRYKQNEHEGKYPTTTVFNKKKSIVLVDSGYNYRYLYIYQNKEWKPLPYGYTLRFSSSKYQLFDTKKLQVFTLDKNNTLVLIPINEYDKEDTPTLVSYVFRYSKNCHCVKYDQKVVWEYKQDEHEGKYPPRITLNKKTNIMLIESGYDYRYMFQFENGEWKLLPFSYRFKPKTDLVDPEKIKLLTNDTSDPNKLVELDNSKYDIEEPDDSKNIFLIKFKPDSNCTCIKYDDKDVWKYNRGEHVYKYPTKISLNKNKKFLLVESGYDYRYLFHFENGEWKLLPFGNKFKTTQSYAFDLSKFKLCSIDLSNKPFELDYSKYLRVPNGNILTYTLNPDVKCTEVRYDNISLWNYDDDEHENNYPTTIIFNRNNGFLIVESKDHYESYFSYYDNKWHSVYGYKASKITKYKEFYKLKLYETNEDGLLEPITGFHEEIIGPIITCNIFYGVKCTHVKYDEKTAWAYDSEKHLDYFPTSVVFNITNSTIKVECEDKYVYFSTFINDEWKPFSGFRTQRTNARPEVKLYQKGKSGKYAFIDPSKYNVNWDGENDVYEYDLNNLSCALLKRYENTVWSQTSDEHPKSITYNSDQSKFVLRFDDQYIFCSFEDNEWKKLSRRYGTQSTKKPEQDTQAEDSTEAEDPTQPETEDKEPEPAIQPETEQDSTQTEQQPEESKDSTTGESSSVNPVTLSGSTPGTSEQTESTNEQDSTQTETELTNEQEPSQPEETEEPKQESSQPKQPTVPEESTTSPEESTSD, via the coding sequence ATGCTTGGACTAAGATGTATATATGggtatttaattatttatttattatctaatcATTTGAAAAGGTCAGTTTATTCCTCTGATCCAAATGATACCGGAGAAGGTACTTCTAATTCTACCCTTTTGGTAGGAAGTGGCTCTCAAGAAGGACCAATATCTCAATCAGCTACTACCGAACCTGAGACTGAGGCTGAACCCTCAACAACTCCAGAGACTACTCCCGGAACTACACCAGCATCTGAATCCTCTGAGGAAACAACCCCTAAACCTGCTGAAGGTGAGGATGAggaagatgaagataaGGTTCCTGAATTTAAACCCAATGAATTTAAACTATTGACTACAGATCAATCTGGGCAAATTGTAGAGTTGCCTGAATCTGACTATATTCATGAATCAGATCGTGATGAACATACATATGACCTTAACGAGAATGTCAAATGTAATGAAATTAAGTATGAAAACAAGACTGTATGGAAACTTGAGACAGGTTCCGAAAAATATCCCTTGTACTTTACCTATAAAATCGAACAGTATAAATTCATTGTTACATTTGAAGATAAATTTGTTGTCTGTACATTTGAAAACGGTGAATGGAAGGAAAAAGGACATAGCTTGGAACAAGGAGAAGCACCTCCTGAAACCAAAGAAATGACCAAAATAAAAACCACAGTATTAGATCTTAACGATCTcaaaaatgatgaaaattatgataCTGTAGAGAACGGTAATGTTCTCACCTTTACCCCTAAAGATAATGGTGAATTTAGTGGAGTTATAAGGACAACTGGCGAAAAGAAAGTTACCTGGTCTGTTGTTTGGCAAATCCAAGGTGAATTTGAACTTGCAAAAAACATATCATTCGAAGATTTTGGTGGTGGGAGGCAAGTATTGATTTTGGATACTAGATCAGGAAAAAAAATGTTATACAGACCCAAAGAGGGTGAGTTTTGGAAAGAGGTCGCTGAGCAACCTCAAAACGCTTTTGAAACTGTTGGAGCATTGATAGTTCAAGGAGATGTAGGTGTTGATATGTTCGAAGTGGATATCCTTAAAGATTACAAGGatacaaaaaattatgtGTATCAAGAATTTGACACTGAAAACCGACCtaaagaagaagaaatggcaaaaattgaaaaagaTAGAAAAAGCTGGAAGAAGaaagatgatgaagaagaacAAGAACGTAGACCGCCAAGGTATAAATATCAGAACTACGCTGCAAAAGAAGGGAAAGGTATCTCGAATATAATAGATCCCGACACTGCTATAAAGGCTGATGATGATGACGAAGATGATGAAGGATTTGATGGGTCTATTTGGAGGCAAGTAAATCCTATGCAGTACGCCACCCATGCCTGCTTTAGGTATACACCTCAAAGATGCTTAGCAATTCTTCTTGAATCTGctaattttcttctttatGAGGAGGAGgaagatgaagaaaaattaacagAAATAACTTCAAAAGCTAGAAGAGAATTCTTCAAGTTGGCTTTTTACACCGTAGTAAAAcaatctaataaatatctaaaattaaaaacagAGAATTACTCTAGAtctcttttaaatttgtcaTACATATTTACATTTGATAAAGATATGGAGTGTCACCGAATTACTCATGATGACATAACAGTGTGGAGACATGGTGTTGATCCTAACTTTGGAACACTAAAATCGATTTATTTCCATCTCCTTGAATACAAGTTATCTATTGAAAATACTAATGATAAAAAGGTGGATTTAGATATAGAACAGGCAAAAAACTCTAATCTAGATGGTTCAGATCCTATATTAAAAGCTCTTAAACAAACTCCATCTGATGCAGCAAAAAGTGAAGAATCTACTACTACTGAAGAGTCTACAGAAACCCAAGACGGTACCCAGCCTGAAACTGAAGAACCTACGACTACGGAAGAAACTGAAGAACAACAACCGGCAGATTTAACTCAACAAGAATCTACTCCTACTGAAGAACCTACGACTACGGAAGAAACTGAAGAACAACAACCGGCAGATTTAACTCAACAAGAATCTACTCCTACTGAAGAACCTACTACTACTGAAGAAACTGAAGAAGAAACTCCCAAAAAAGAGCctaaaaaacaattaacTTTAGTTCAACTTGATTTAATACAAACAACTGGTTCTGACAACTTTAAATATGTAaagaaaaatgaatttgCTACATATAAGGCTAAACGTGGTTGTTTATTTAACAAAGTAATAAGATCCGCGCCATCTGCCTTTAGTAAAGAAGAGGTTGTTTGGGAATCCAACGACTCTAAAAAATATGTCAAAATGGTCAGACTAAAATTATCAGATAACCACATAGCCTTGTTACTAAATAACGGTGAATTTATTCTATTTCATAAAGGTGCTGAGGATCAAGATTGGAACAACATAACCGACCAGAGACATAATTTTTCTGGATTCAAGTTCTTCAAATTTGATCAAAATGACAGTGAATATAAAGAACTAGATTTTAGTAGTTATACTATGggttttaatgaattttcatACGGTGTATCTTTCAATGTCGAGTGCCATCAAATTAAACACAACGATAAACTGATCTATAATTATGAATCTGATGAAGATTTCGGCCTATTGAAGGGTGTTTATCTTGGTCTATCATCAAATAAGTTCTTCCTTACTAACTTAGAAGAAGATAACAAAAGACTTGATTTGGATAACGAAGTTACACCTCCAAAACCAAAACCGACTCCTGAAACTACAGATGAAGAAACTAGAGAAACATCTGATCAAACTACTGATACTATCTTAAAGGAATTACCCGAACAAAAAACAAAGACTGCAATCCCCTTAGCTGAACTTACCTCActgaatataaatgatactaataatactcCCAAGTACCAATTCTCCGACAATGGAATTTACAAAACCTTGACTGCACGTCACGGAAACGGATTTAACGATGTTAAAGTCGGCAAGAAATCGATCTGGAAATCCGATAATGATGATTATTCAATTAAAGTTAGATTAAAAGAAGCCTCCACTGGTGAAAAATATCTGCtcttattattcattagcaaaaaatatcaatttttcTATTCTGGAAACAAGAAGTCACCCTTTGAAGATATTACCGACACTAAGCATTCCTTTAGTGACATAAAATTGTTCTCTAAAAATGAAACCACAAATGTCTATGAACAATTAGATCCCAAATTGTATAACCTATCTCTATATCATCTATCACTTGGATACAGAGCAATAGAAGGACAAAAGTTTCATCTAGTTAAATTTGGTAATGATGTAGtctataattataaagacGATGAAAATTTTGGTGATCTGAGAGCAGCCTATTTGGATCttatagaaaataatttgtatgtTATGAATATGAATGATCAGACAAAGGTAGTAAAAGAATTGTCCAGATTAAAGACAGCTATTATAGACCTTAACAAATCTGAAAGTACCGACCAATTTCAATGTTCCAAAGATGGTGATTTTGTTACTTACACTTCAATAGGtaatacattatttgaaaaattaataagaTCATCAAGATTGGGTTCAGATGAAATCATTTGGAAAGTCATCGATAATATATATGCCAAAAAAATCCTAGTAGATGGTCAAGGTAAGAAAGGGAGAGTCACCAATACAATTTTACACCTGGAGAGTGGCGATATTAAGCATCTGAATTATTCAGATGGGAAATGGATTGAGGTTTCTAATAAAGTATCTCTTGACATTACGAAGACTCAGGGTTCCAATGAGTTTGATTATTTAGATGATGGAGAATTCAAAACTTTCAATTCTAAATCCACTTTTCTATTCAATAGTTTAGTGGAACCAGATACAGCTGGATCAGAGACAGTTATTTGGAAAACTACAAATCCTAGTGAATATGGAAATAAGTTAGTATTAAAGGACTCCGGTAACAAAAAATATCTTTCCATGCTTCGTGTGGACAACAAATTTATGCTTTTACACAAGGATCCTAGTTCTCAGAATTGGGAAGACATCACTAATACTAGGCTTAATCTTTCTGATCTTAAGATGTTCTATTTCGATAATGATACCACAGGATATCTACTATTAAAAGATGACCAATATTCTGTATCACTGGAAAAGTTTTTATACGGATATGAATTCAATTCTGGAGTTGAATGCCATCTGGTTAAATATAGAGATTCTGTTATCTGGAATCATGGTGATGATCAGGAACTTGCATCATTAAAATCAGtctttttaaatttactcAACAACAAGATAACTATTTTATCTCTTGAGGGGCATtcaaatgaaataaatataccTGGCATAAGTAGACCCTCTGATATTGAAGTAGAATCCATAgaagaatttgaagaaGATGCAGATTCAACCACAACAGATTCTACCCAGATATCCTCTGGACTATCAGAACAGAGTGAATCATCAACTCCTCCAATTACTATTCTACctgaaaatttaatagaaCTTGatcttaataatattgagaGTACTGATAATTACGACTATATAAACAGAAATGATAATCATGTATTTACAGCTAAGAACGAGTTTAGGTTTTCCAAAATCAAAAAAGGTGATCATGATCTGAAAGAGTGTGTCGATCCTCATTATTATTGTAAAGTTGTAGCAAATTATGGTCAGCAGAACAAAATTATcttatatgtatataaaacTGACAAAGACTTTGATCTGTTACTTCTTGATGATCCAGAACCATCATCCCACGACATTACCTCACTTCCATCACATACTGTTCAGGCACTACCAGGTTCTGGAGTAGTTTCAGAACAACTTAAGCTTTTAGCTTCAAGTGAAGATGGTCAATCCAAGGAGCTAGACCATAATAAGTTAAATGTTGAAAAACTAACACACTTGGTGAATTACACTTTCGAACCAGATACGAAATGTTcagaaattaaatacaaCGAGCAAACTGTATGgaaatatgataaatcCATCCATGGAAGGCATTATCTCACTAACATGCTTCTGAACACAACCACTAGTTTTATTTTGGTAGAGTCTCAAAAtcattatcaatattactATACCTATATTAATGATGAATGGAGATGTATTTCTGGTTACAAAACTCAAGATTTGCAACCACTTTATCCCGATAAATTGAGAATATTCACACTAAATCACTTCGGTACACCAGTTATGGATGATAcccaatttaataaatctgTAAGTGGTCCCATCACATCTTTTGCTCTTAATCCAGGTTCCAAATGTGTTCATGTTAAATATGGTGAAGAAGAGGTCTGGtcttataattataaagatcatgaaaataaataccCAACCTCAGTTACTGCCAACATAGATGAAAAGACTGTCATGGTAGATTCTTCAGGAACTTATCGTTATCTATTCTCTTATTCTGCAGGTCAGTTTAGTTGTGTATTCGCTTTCAAGTCACGTTTGATAGATTCAATAGATcctgaaaaaataaagttcATCACCAAAGACACCAGTGGAACTTATGTTGAGCTTGACAAATCCAAATATGACGTCGAAGAACCAGATactgaatataaatttacttCTGATTCAAGGTGTACCTGtattaagtataataataccGAGGTTTGGAAACATAAAAGTCAACATAAAGATAGGTATCCAACTTCTGTTTCATTTAACAATCGAAACAGAAACTATCTTGTTGTTGAGTCATCTAGGAGTTATCGTAACATGTTTCAATTCGAAAATAGTCAGTTTAAATCATTAGGTGTCAATCAAAAATTGAACTATGATTGTAATTCCACAGGAGTCTTTGATCCCTCCAAACTGAAGTTCTTGACTACAGATCCTTCAGACACCAGTAAACTTGTTGAGCTTACCCTGAACCAATATAGTGTAGAATCTCCATCATTTATTAcatataaattcaattcTGTTCTATGTAAAGAGATCGGGTATGAAAATCAGTTGGTGTGGAAAtatgatgaaaatgaacATTCAGATGATTTCCCAACCACAGTCTCCATCAATTTAAAGAAAAGTTATGTCATAGTAGATTCATCCCATTTCTATAGATATGTATATTCATATTACGACAAGAAGTGGAAAGAGTTACCATTCGGTTACAAAACAACAAACATTTCCTTTGATAGATTTAAATTGCTTACCAATGATCCCTATGACCAAAATAAACTTGTTGAGCTTGACCATTCCCTATATGAAATGGAATATTCACAAGATGTTCTTgctattaaatttaacacCAACGTAAAGTGTACATGTATTATGTATGGCAATAAATATGTATGGAGATATAAACAAAACGAACATGAAGGAAAATATCCGACTACCACTGTTTTCAACAAAAAGAAAAGTATCGTCCTTGTCGATTCAGGGTATAACTACCGTTACTTATACATATACCAAAATAAGGAGTGGAAACCGCTACCTTATGGTTATACACTAAGGTTCAGTTCTTCTAAATACCAATTATTTGACACTAAAAAGCTCCAGGTTTTCACATTGGATAAAAACAATACACTTGTTCTCATCCCAATAAATGAGTATGATAAGGAAGATACACCGACTCTTGTTAGTTATGTTTTTAGATATTCCAAAAATTGTCACTGTGTAAAGTATGACCAAAAGGTTGTATGGGAATACAAACAAGATGAACATGAAGGAAAATATCCTCCAAGAATTACTCTTAACAAAAAGACAAATATTATGTTGATTGAATCTGGATATGATTATCGTTACATGTTTCAATTTGAAAACGGAGAATGGAAACTCTTACCATTCAGTTATAGGTTTAAACCCAAGACTGATTTAGTTGATCCAGAAAAGATTAAACTGTTAACCAATGATACCTCTGACCCAAATAAACTTGTTGAGCTTGACAATAGTAAATATGATATCGAAGAACCAGATGATTCCAAGAATATTTTccttatcaaatttaaaccTGATTCAAATTGTACCTGTATTAAGTATGACGATAAAGATGTTTGGAAATACAACCGCGGTGAAcatgtatataaatatccAACAAAAATTTCTCTGAATAAAAACAAGAAATTTCTTCTTGTTGAATCTGGATATGACTATCGTTACCTATTTCACTTCGAAAACGGTGAGTGGAAATTGTTACCCTTTGGAAACAAGTTCAAGACTACTCAAAGTTATGCTTTTGATTTaagtaaatttaaactttGTTCAATAGACCTCAGCAATAAACCTTTTGAACTCGACTACTCAAAGTATCTTAGGGTACCAAATGGAAATATACTTACATACACCCTAAATCCTGATGTGAAATGCACTGAAGTCAGGTATGATAACATTTCATTATGGAATTATGACGATGATGAACATGAAAATAACTACCCAACAACCATCATTTTTAACAGAAACAACGGATTTTTAATTGTTGAGTCCAAGGACCATTATGAATCCTACTTTTCTTATTATGATAATAAGTGGCACTCAGTATATGGTTACAAAGCTTCCAAGATTACTAAATATAAGgaattctataaattaaagCTTTATGAAACTAATGAAGATGGTTTGTTAGAGCCTATCACTGGTTTCCATGAGGAAATTATTGGACCAATTATTACCTGTAATATATTCTACGGAGTTAAGTGTACCCATGTTAAATATGACGAAAAGACTGCTTGGGCTTATGATTCTGAAAAACACCTGGATTACTTTCCCACTTCCGttgtttttaatattaccaATAGTACTATTAAGGTAGAATGTGAAGACAAGTATGTATACTTTTccacatttattaatgacGAATGGAAACCTTTCAGTGGTTTCAGAACTCAAAGAACTAATGCTCGCCCTGAGGTCAAACTATACCAAAAGGGCAAATCTGGAAAGTATGCATTTATTGATCCATCTAAATACAATGTGAACTGGGACGGAGAAAATGACGTCTATGAATATGACCTGAATAACCTAAGTTGTGCTTTGCTCAAGCGCTATGAAAATACTGTATGGAGTCAAACATCAGATGAACATCCAAAGTCAATCACCTACAATAGTGATCAGAGCAAGTTTGTCCTAAGGTTTGATGatcaatatattttctGTTCATTTGAAGACAATGAGTGGAAGAAGTTGTCTCGTAGGTATGGTACTCAATCCACTAAAAAGCCAGAACAAGATACTCAAGCCGAAGACTCTACAGAAGCTGAAGACCCTACTCAACCCGAAACTGAAGATAAAGAACCTGAACCAGCTATTCAACCTGAAACTGAACAAGACTCTACTCAAACTGAACAACAGCCCGAAGAATCTAAAGACTCTACCACTGGGGAGTCAAGTTCTGTTAATCCAGTAACTTTAAGTGGGTCAACACCTGGTACATCTGAACAAACTGAATCAACCAATGAACAAGACTCTACTCAAACTGAAACTGAACTAACTAATGAACAAGAACCTTCTCAACCTGAAGAAACTGAAGAGCCCAAACAAGAATCTAGTCAGCCTAAACAACCTACAGTACCCGAAGAATCAACTACCTCACCCGAAGAATCTACATCTGATTAA
- a CDS encoding nucleolar protein (Nop10) (SMART pfam:Nop10p (PF04135) at aa 3-53, E()=9.70e-25), with amino-acid sequence MYLKYYLDKEGKRVYTLKNLGPNGEHCLTAHPARFSPEDKYSKQRIALKKRFNLFMSQ; translated from the exons atgtacTTGAAATACTATTTAGATAAAGAAGGTAAAAGAGTATATACTTTAAAG AATCTTGGTCCTAATGGAGAACATTGCTTAACTGCTCATCCTGCAAGATTTTCACCTGAAgataaatattctaaacAGAGAATAGCTCTAAAGAAACGATTTAATCTCTTTATGAGTCAATAA
- a CDS encoding uncharacterized protein (Tap152h01.q1c.cand.10 - score = 44.99;~SMARt pfam:DUF602 (PF04641) at aa 1-213, E()=1.00e-11), whose amino-acid sequence MGGDGGSIPSRIDLVRTSGYAFSRNLGGMGYLPNTQCRAGDEHLSSNQMKELRWKTCALSQEPLAPPIVSCKLGLLYNKEAVLKYILSKKPKPSFEHLKGLRDIKDVEFMVDKVTQRFLCPILRTELSASNRGVLIWKCGCCVSEKAFKQFMKNDSTEGLCPNCNSSFKYNPEVFNKSQTLPFSSDLVFLVPDLNEEGLLRTKLLHLNNKTIKTQ is encoded by the exons ATGGGAGGTGATGGTGGTAGCATTCCTAGTCGAATTGACCTGGTTAGGACTTCAGGATATGCCTTTAGCAGGAATCTTGGTGGAATGGGATACTTGCCTAACACTCAGTGCAGGGCAGGCGATGAACATCTCTCTAGTAATCAAATGAAAGAACTTAGATGGAAAACTTGCGCATTATCACAG gaaCCTTTAGCACCTCCTATAGTTTCCTGTAAACTGGGcttattgtataataaagaggcagttttaaaatacatCTTATCCAAGAAGCCAAAGCCTTCTTTTGAACATCTTAAGGGCCTAAGAGATATTAAGGACGTAGAATTTATg GTTGACAAGGTTACACAAAGATTTTTGTGTCCAATTTTAAGGACTGAACTTTCAGCCAGTAACAGAGGAGTTTTAATATGGAAATGCGGTTGTTGTGTTTCAGAAAAGGCCTTCAAACAATTCATGAAAAATGACTCAACTGAAGGCCTCTGCCCAAACTGTAACTCAAGTTTCAAGTATAACCCGGAagtttttaataaatctcAAACTCTTCCGTTTTCTTCAGATTTGGTCTTTCTAGTCCCAGATTTAAATGAAGAAGGACTTTTAAGAACTAAGTTACTACACctcaataataaaacaattaaaacacaataa
- a CDS encoding uncharacterized protein (Tap152h01.q1c.cand.10 - score = 44.99), which yields MNSSGLSILCRMPWSRYSFLGREHINDGIVPNELKCILVKGVYSHNDISKLLRLIGKCSSDYKLIYNTNWSDIYEIIYSSMSKSAHWRFGSLVKLLQNASYLCNKLSSKSANIDFLKDSVEFVTRKIGKNIREVSDKDICRVIYSCSKGNFLQNSFVPNSFLILLQNEVMQRMRRFETIDLLKLLHSSSSINFEKEFRICIINKILSNINKIGSIDISNLICYLHTYNLLNTDNKSIINNNIGKRLYSPLEKDVLLTLSLSLVMYGVVTLKVLEVILNKFQSMDLNFNDVLMLKLMIYYLKYNNQDLYESLSDKSLSFINKILLNFPNDVDYKTLDLTHNTLKQYKKLNQLLKMLELDFIPYIHGPYLLPLYNPITKSAIIINYTKNFKNSQETQKNDSVDNLNYSSNEENSTKVQNFNSKVNLKVNGEDDSIVNLDSRNIFDNFMYNNMSYYNHNKLYHLRSERVKIIEIDPQFFNLNIDEQLKEMNNKVSEFKIVT from the exons ATGAATTCCAGTGGTTTGAGTATTTTGTGTAGAATGCCTTGGAGTCGTTACTCCTTTTTAGGCAGAGAACATATAAATGATGGAATTGTCCCAAATGAACTCAAGTGTATTTTAGTTAAGGGTGTTTATAGCCATAATGACATTTCAAAACTTCTAAGACTAATTGGAAAGTGCTCCTCAGATTACAAACTCATTTATAACACTAATTGGAGTGACATTTACGAAATAATTTACAGCTCAATGAGTAAATCTGCACATTGGAGATTTGGGAGTTTAGTGAAACTTCTCCAAAATGCTTCATACCTTTGCAATAAACTCAGTTCTAAATCAGCcaatattgattttttgAAGGATTCTGTGGAATTTGTAACTAGAAAAATTGGGAAAAATATTCGTGAAGTCAGTGATAAGGACATCTGTAGAGTAATTTACTCCTGTTCCAAGGGTAATTTCCTCCAAAATTCCTTTGTTCCAAATTCATTCCTAATACTCTTACAAAACGAAG TTATGCAAAGGATGAGACGTTTTGAGACTATAGATTTACTTAAACTTTTACACTCCTCAAGTAGTATTAACTTTGAAAAGGAGTTTagaatttgtataattaataaaatactctcaaatataaacaaaatcGGAtcaata gatattagtaatttaatatgttATTTACACACATACAACTTGTTAAACACTGACAACAAGtcaattataaataataatatcgGGAAAag GTTATATTCACCTTTGGAGAAAGATGTGTTACTAACACTCTCACTTAGCCTTGTTATGTATGGAGTTGTAACATTGAAAGTTTTG GAAGTTATTCTTAACAAATTTCAATCAATGGACTTGAAT TTTAATGATGTTCTAATGTTAAAGCTGATGATATATTACCTTAAATACAATAACCAAGAT TTGTATGAATCCCTGAGTGATAAATCACTaagttttattaataagattttactaaattttCCAAACGATGTGGACTATAAAACACTTGACCTGACCCACAACACtttaaaacaatataaaaAGTTAAATCAACTATTGAAGATGTTGGAACTTGATTTTATTCCTTACATTCACGGCCCATATCTCTTACCCTTGTATAATCCAATTACCAAATCAGctataattataaactacaccaagaattttaaaaattcacAAGAAACTCAAAAAAATGATTCagttgataatttaaattattcatctAATGAGGAAAATTCCACTAAagttcaaaattttaattcaaaagttaatttaaaagttAATGGAGAAGATGATTCAATAGTCAATTTAGATTCTCGGAACATATTTGACAattttatgtataataacATGTCATACTATAACCACAACAAGTTGTATCATTTAAGGTCAGAACGGGTTAAAATCATTGAAATTGACCCCCAATTCTTCAATTTGAACATAGATGAGCAGTTGAAAGAGatgaataataaagtttcggaatttaaaattgtaacataa